TCAGGAGATACTGTTGTTGTTGGGGCAATTCAGGACGATGATGGAGGCACAGAATCTGGATCCGCCTACGTTTTTGTGCGTTCGGGCACAGTCTGGGATGAGGACACAAAACTTACCGCCTCAGACGCATCGCCAAGCGATATTTTTGGTACTTCGGTTTCCATAGATGGAGATATCATTATAATTGGGTCTCCTCTGGATGATGATTTTGGAACGGATTCGGGATCGGCCTATATATATGTACTTCAAACAGTGGGGGTGGATTTATCTATTGCCAAAACTGACTCTTCTGACCCTGTCCTTTTGGGTACAAATCTAACCTATACATTAATTGTAACCAATAACGGTCCTGAAAATGCGACTGGAGTTACAGTCACCGATTCTCTTCCCCTAGGGGTTGGATTCGTATCCTCAATTCCAAGCCAAGGTAATTGCAATGGGACAACTACGATTACCTGCAACTTGGGTAGCCTTTCCAGTAGCACGGCAGCTACGGTAACTATTACCGTATTACCTACCGCAACTGGGAGCTTAATCAATACCGCTTCACTAATAGGGAATGAAAGCGATCCTGTTCCTGGAAACAATAGTTCAACGGAAATAACGATAGTGAGTGAAGAATCTACCGATCTTTCCATCATAAAAACCGGGTCACCCGATCCAGTAAGTCTTGGATCCAGTCTAATTTATTCAATAGTGGTTACTAACAATGGGCCGGATTCCGCAACTGGAGTTACTGTTATGGATACCCTCCTGGGAGGAGTAACCTTTATTTCAGCAACTCCAACACAGGGGAGTTGTTCTGAAACTTATGGTACTGTGACATGTAATCTTGGAGGACTTGCCAATGGGGAAAGTGCCACGGTAACAATTGTTGTTAACCCAACTGTAACAGGAATTCTTAGTAATAATGCAAGCGTAACAGGGGGTGAGAGTGATCCTGATGGAAGCAATAACAGTTCGACAATTTTAATAACAGTGCTTTCTTCATCACCTCTGGTTACAGAGGAATGGGTGAACTTGTATAACGGTCCGGGGAATGGTGATGATCGAGCCAGTGCGGTTGCGGTCGACGGCTCTGGTAATGTCTATGTAACAGGGGAGAGCGTTGGTTCAAGTGGGTACGCTGATTATGCAACCATAAAATATGATGCGAGTGGAAACCAGCTTTGGGTGGCAAGGTTTAATGGGCCTGCGAATTATTTTGATAGGCCTTCTGATCTTACTTTGGATTCCTTAGGTAACGTTTATGTTACAGGGACTAGTTTTGGGGACTATGCAACGATCAAGTACAATTCAAATGGGATTCAACAATGGGTAGCCTTTTATAATTCAGGATTTGGGGGTGGAAGTGCTGCTTCCCTTGAAGTGGATGGTTCTGGCAACGTCTATGTAACAGGAAACAGCGTTGGGTCAGGAAGTAATAGCGATTATACAACAATCAAGTACGATTCAAATGGGAATGAACTCTGGGTGGCCCGGTACACCGGCTCCGGAAGTTTCGCGGATCGCCCTAGTGCCCTTGCAATAGACTCCTCTGGTTACATTTATGTGACGGGGATAACCTCCCAGGGAGCTTTTGATCCTACGGGAAATTATGCAACGGTCAAATATGATTCCAATGGGAATGAACTTTGGGTAGTTGTCTACGACGGCCCCGCAAATGCAGGGGATGGGGCCACAGAAATTTCTGTCGATTCCTCTGGGAATATATATGTAACAGGATATAGTACTGGGTTGGGAAGTAGTTACGACTATGCCACTATTAAATACGATTCAAATGGGAATCAGCTCTGGGTAGCCAGATACAATGGGTCTGGAAACTATATAGATTCCCCTCATGCATTGGAAGTGGATAATTTTGGCAATGTCTATGTAACCGGTGAGAGCCGGGTTGGAGGGTTGGGTACAACTACTGACTTTGCCACGATCAAGTATGACTCAAATGGGAATCAACTCTGGGAAGCGCGATATAATGGTCCCAATAGCTCATGGGATATCCCAGCAGACCTGGCCTTAGACAACTCCGGCAACGTTTATGTAACGGGACAGGCGGCCACTGGATCAGGTTATTTTGAGGATACTGCCACTGTCAAGTATGGGCCGAATGGAAACCAGGTCTGGGTAGTTCTTTATAATGGGCCCCCAGGAGATCAAATTGATAGGCCCGCGGCTCTTTTCGTAGATGATTCCAATAATGTCTATGTTACTGGTTTAAGCCAAATGTCACCAGCTACTACCCCACCCTGGCCTATGGATTTTTTTACGGTCAAATACAGTAAACAGTTACCTTCTACCGATCTTTCTGTAACCAAAGCCGATTCCCCGGATCCCGTCCTCGTTGGGCAAAATCTTACATATACAGTAACACTAACAAACAATGGACCTGATGATGCCCCAGGGGTAATCCTTTCTGATTTGCTTTCGGGAGGAGTTTTATTTGATTCATGGACAGCCAGCCAGGGAAGCTGCTCAGAATTAGGTGGTACTGTGACTTGTAATTTGGGGACCCTCCTAAATGGGGCAATTGCTACCGTAACGATTGTGGTGACTCCGACGGCACCTGGAACAATTAGTAACACTGCAAGCGTAGCAAGTAGCGGAACCGATCCATTTTTACCTAACAACAGTTGGGTAGAATTAACCGCGGTTAATCCCCCCTTGGCCGATCTAATTATATCCAAAACAGATTCCCCTGATCCCGTTTTGGCTGGGCAAAATTTAACATATACCATTTCTGTCACCAATAATGGTCCTTCAACGGCCACACTGGTAACCGTTACTGATACCCTCCCTGGAGGGGTAACCTATGTTTCTACTAGCCCCAGTCAAGGTAACTGCAGTGGTACCAGTACGGTAACCTGTGACATTGGAAGTCTTGCCAACGGTGCCAATGCAACCATCACCATTGTTGTTGTTCCTACAACGACCGGTATTCTTAGCAACACAGCAAGTGTTTCGGGTAATGAGGCCGATCCCGTTTCTGGAAACAATTCCGCAACAGAGCAAACCACAGTTAATCCTGCCTCTACGGATCTATCAATCACAAAATCAGATTCCCCTGACCCCGTTTTGGTTGGACAAAATTTAACCTACACAATTTCTGTTACCAATAATGGGCCTTCAACGGCAACTCAGGTAACGGTAACCGATACGCTTCCCCCTGGTGCTATTTTTATTAGTGCCAGTGGGAGTGGA
The Nitrospiria bacterium DNA segment above includes these coding regions:
- a CDS encoding SBBP repeat-containing protein, with the translated sequence MKNFHEILKISALAIGIGLTVGLPIQGYSYSKGGFSLKDTSKKIGKTPNVYSGEKVYSNYSKTDSMPYGLQQVLISRLLQIEQEENSEKPYRASNPKQGLAINFGRNGIEVKPSKDGNWEWGIQLKGYGYEEDIQPVKPAVFKSDKNRITFDRGGLREWYINGSLGLEQGFTLDEPPIRKSNMGSNTLVVTLSLSGDLIPIWREEGKSITFGNQEGNPVLRYEKLYALDSAGQKLPAELALSKDELRIKVDDTNAVYPITIDPLVFSENKVTGSNIGGGDLFGFSVSISDDTAVIGPGSLSETVYVFVRSGTTWLEQATLTASDGQLGDNFGHSVSINGDTVVVGAFDDDDAGTSSGSAYVFTRSGTTWSEQAKLTASDAAPLSGFGFSVSVEGNTAVIGAWGDADAGGDSGAAYVFVRTGTTWSEQAKLTASDAAGGARFGHSVSISGDSAVVGAVFSDSSSGSAYVFVRSGTTWSEQAKLTASDAGTTDQFGISVSINGESVVIGADQVDDVGSNSGAAYVFVRSGTSWSEQAKLTASDAAGGDRFGYSVSISGDTVVVGAIQDDDGGTESGSAYVFVRSGTVWDEDTKLTASDASPSDIFGTSVSIDGDIIIIGSPLDDDFGTDSGSAYIYVLQTVGVDLSIAKTDSSDPVLLGTNLTYTLIVTNNGPENATGVTVTDSLPLGVGFVSSIPSQGNCNGTTTITCNLGSLSSSTAATVTITVLPTATGSLINTASLIGNESDPVPGNNSSTEITIVSEESTDLSIIKTGSPDPVSLGSSLIYSIVVTNNGPDSATGVTVMDTLLGGVTFISATPTQGSCSETYGTVTCNLGGLANGESATVTIVVNPTVTGILSNNASVTGGESDPDGSNNSSTILITVLSSSPLVTEEWVNLYNGPGNGDDRASAVAVDGSGNVYVTGESVGSSGYADYATIKYDASGNQLWVARFNGPANYFDRPSDLTLDSLGNVYVTGTSFGDYATIKYNSNGIQQWVAFYNSGFGGGSAASLEVDGSGNVYVTGNSVGSGSNSDYTTIKYDSNGNELWVARYTGSGSFADRPSALAIDSSGYIYVTGITSQGAFDPTGNYATVKYDSNGNELWVVVYDGPANAGDGATEISVDSSGNIYVTGYSTGLGSSYDYATIKYDSNGNQLWVARYNGSGNYIDSPHALEVDNFGNVYVTGESRVGGLGTTTDFATIKYDSNGNQLWEARYNGPNSSWDIPADLALDNSGNVYVTGQAATGSGYFEDTATVKYGPNGNQVWVVLYNGPPGDQIDRPAALFVDDSNNVYVTGLSQMSPATTPPWPMDFFTVKYSKQLPSTDLSVTKADSPDPVLVGQNLTYTVTLTNNGPDDAPGVILSDLLSGGVLFDSWTASQGSCSELGGTVTCNLGTLLNGAIATVTIVVTPTAPGTISNTASVASSGTDPFLPNNSWVELTAVNPPLADLIISKTDSPDPVLAGQNLTYTISVTNNGPSTATLVTVTDTLPGGVTYVSTSPSQGNCSGTSTVTCDIGSLANGANATITIVVVPTTTGILSNTASVSGNEADPVSGNNSATEQTTVNPASTDLSITKSDSPDPVLVGQNLTYTISVTNNGPSTATQVTVTDTLPPGAIFISASGSGWICGQVGGVVTCTRATLAVSTAPVITITVTPTSTGTISNTACVSGNEPDPNPGNDCSTANTTVNSNPNSADLSITKTDVPDPVERRADLTYTMVVTNNGSLNATGVTL